In Saccharothrix violaceirubra, the following are encoded in one genomic region:
- a CDS encoding LLM class flavin-dependent oxidoreductase encodes MRLGVNVPNFGPGTNPEVLRAWARTVEGLGFDLLMVSDHVVITDDVKAFYPAPFYEPFTTLSWLAGVTERITLGTTVLVLPLRHPLLVARMAANLDRLSGGRFVLGVGAGWARQEHDALGVPHDRRGRLTDEALVTIKDAWRDHDDYRAGHIPIWVGGDSAPALRRAVAHGDAWHPLRQTPEQFEEALARLKTAAQDAGKPVPALAPRILLNLTDDPPAERRLGEGTVAQVVADLHRLRDLGAGTVVLDPYLGDPRETLEPEAAWHALAAVRKEFR; translated from the coding sequence GTGCGACTCGGTGTGAACGTCCCCAACTTCGGCCCCGGCACGAACCCCGAGGTGTTGCGCGCGTGGGCGCGGACCGTCGAGGGGCTGGGATTCGACCTGCTGATGGTGTCCGACCACGTCGTGATCACCGACGACGTCAAGGCGTTCTACCCGGCGCCCTTCTACGAGCCGTTCACCACGCTGTCCTGGCTGGCCGGTGTGACCGAGCGGATCACGCTCGGCACGACCGTGCTCGTCCTGCCGTTGCGGCACCCGCTGCTGGTGGCGCGCATGGCCGCCAACCTCGACCGGCTCTCCGGCGGGCGGTTCGTGCTCGGCGTCGGCGCCGGGTGGGCCCGTCAGGAGCACGACGCGCTCGGCGTGCCGCACGACCGACGGGGACGGCTGACCGACGAGGCGCTCGTGACGATCAAGGACGCCTGGCGCGACCACGACGACTACCGGGCCGGGCACATCCCGATCTGGGTCGGCGGCGATTCCGCGCCCGCGTTGCGTCGTGCGGTGGCGCACGGGGACGCGTGGCACCCGTTGCGGCAGACACCCGAGCAGTTCGAGGAAGCCTTGGCACGCCTCAAGACCGCCGCCCAGGACGCCGGGAAACCCGTGCCCGCGCTCGCACCCCGCATCCTGCTGAACCTGACCGACGACCCGCCCGCCGAACGGCGGCTCGGCGAAGGCACGGTGGCGCAGGTCGTCGCCGACCTCCACCGGCTGCGCGACCTCGGCGCCGGTACCGTCGTGCTCGACCCGTACCTCGGCGACCCGCGCGAGACCCTCGAACCCGAGGCGGCCTGGCACGCGCTGGCCGCCGTGCGAAAGGAATTCCGGTGA
- a CDS encoding RNA polymerase sigma factor, producing MTTDDDRTLWSRATEGDGYAFGELFDRHARAVYNHCFRLTASWAEAEDQLQATFLVAWRKRDRVVLERDSALPWLLAVATNVVRSHQRTLLRRLRLVRRVPAENPVPDHADHVAERVDDQRRMGELLKAVERLPRNQREALALCVWSDVSYADAAAVLGIAESSVRARVSKARARLGREYHEVVVPNRTVEESR from the coding sequence ATGACGACCGATGACGACCGCACGCTGTGGTCGCGGGCGACGGAGGGCGACGGGTACGCCTTCGGCGAGCTGTTCGACCGGCACGCCAGAGCGGTGTACAACCACTGCTTCCGGCTGACCGCGTCGTGGGCCGAGGCCGAGGACCAGCTCCAGGCGACGTTCCTCGTCGCCTGGCGCAAGCGGGACCGGGTCGTGCTCGAACGCGACTCGGCCCTGCCCTGGCTGCTCGCCGTCGCCACCAACGTGGTGCGGAGCCACCAGCGCACGCTGCTGCGCCGCCTGCGCCTGGTGCGCCGCGTCCCCGCCGAGAACCCGGTACCCGACCACGCCGACCACGTCGCCGAACGCGTCGACGACCAGCGTCGGATGGGCGAGCTGCTCAAGGCCGTGGAACGGCTTCCGCGCAACCAGCGCGAAGCATTGGCCCTGTGCGTGTGGTCGGACGTGTCCTACGCGGACGCCGCCGCCGTGCTCGGCATCGCCGAATCCAGTGTGCGGGCCCGGGTCAGCAAGGCCCGTGCCCGCCTGGGCCGCGAGTACCACGAGGTCGTCGTTCCCAACCGAACCGTGGAGGAAAGTCGATGA
- a CDS encoding Lrp/AsnC family transcriptional regulator, with the protein MTLDATDWAILLELQADGRLPFTELGRRVNLGASATADRVKRLEETGVITGYRAEVDLDKAGYPVLAVVRLKYPGNRHQPLHALLAERAEILECLRTTGDDCYSLKVAATSMAHLERVVNELTDFGSTTTNIVYTRTLPYRGVSTPPA; encoded by the coding sequence GTGACCCTGGATGCCACGGACTGGGCGATTCTGCTGGAGTTGCAGGCCGACGGTCGCCTGCCGTTCACGGAGCTGGGCCGCCGGGTCAACCTCGGCGCGTCCGCCACGGCGGACCGCGTGAAGCGCCTGGAGGAGACCGGTGTGATCACCGGCTACCGCGCCGAGGTCGACCTGGACAAGGCGGGCTACCCGGTGCTGGCCGTGGTGCGCCTCAAGTACCCGGGCAACCGGCACCAGCCGTTGCACGCGCTGCTGGCCGAACGCGCCGAGATCCTCGAATGCCTGCGCACGACGGGCGACGACTGCTACTCGCTGAAGGTCGCCGCCACGTCGATGGCCCACCTGGAACGCGTGGTGAACGAGCTGACCGACTTCGGCAGCACCACGACCAACATCGTCTACACCCGGACGCTGCCCTACCGGGGCGTGTCCACCCCGCCGGCCTGA
- a CDS encoding nucleoside deaminase, whose translation MTHLHRAIALAAEARASGNPPFGSLLVGPDGEVLREERNTSLSDNDITAHPELKLARWAARELAPEIAAGTTMYTSCQPCGMCTGAIERSGLGRVVFALSEGQLLTLKPGGGFPPVPQDGPDLFDEARVPVAGYY comes from the coding sequence GTGACCCACCTGCACCGCGCGATCGCGTTGGCCGCCGAAGCCCGCGCCTCGGGCAACCCGCCGTTCGGCTCGCTGCTCGTCGGCCCGGACGGCGAGGTGCTGCGGGAGGAGCGCAACACCTCGTTGTCCGACAACGACATCACCGCCCACCCGGAGCTGAAGCTCGCCCGCTGGGCGGCGCGGGAACTCGCTCCGGAGATCGCGGCCGGGACCACGATGTACACGAGTTGCCAGCCGTGCGGCATGTGCACGGGCGCGATCGAACGCTCGGGCCTGGGACGAGTGGTGTTCGCGTTGTCCGAAGGGCAACTGCTCACCCTCAAGCCCGGCGGCGGGTTCCCGCCCGTGCCGCAGGACGGGCCGGACCTGTTCGACGAGGCCCGCGTCCCGGTGGCGGGCTACTACTGA
- a CDS encoding EamA family transporter, translated as MLSNLLTAFAPMVWGTTYYVTTEFLPADRPLLAGLLRALPAGLLLVAITRRLPRGDWWWRSAVLGALNIGAFFPLLFLAAYRLPGGVAATVTSIQPLLVAGLSTALLGQRLSLRVALAGVAGMAGVALLVLRAEARLDLLGVLAALGGAGVMACGVVLSKRWVAPAPPLVTTGWQLIAGGLMLLPVTLVVEGLPATLTWTNVGGYAYLTIIGAAVAYSLWFRGVAVLPVTTVSFLGQLSPVVAVVTGWALLDQRLTGWQLLGAAVVITVILLMQSRPATRPALVDTKRV; from the coding sequence GTGCTAAGCAACCTCCTCACGGCGTTCGCCCCGATGGTGTGGGGCACGACCTACTACGTGACCACGGAGTTCCTGCCCGCCGACCGGCCGCTGCTGGCCGGTCTGCTGCGCGCGCTGCCCGCCGGACTGCTCCTCGTCGCGATCACCCGGCGACTACCCAGGGGCGACTGGTGGTGGCGGTCGGCGGTGCTGGGCGCGCTGAACATCGGCGCGTTCTTCCCCCTGCTGTTCCTGGCCGCCTACCGGTTGCCCGGCGGCGTCGCCGCGACCGTCACCTCGATCCAGCCGCTGCTCGTGGCCGGGCTGTCGACCGCGCTCCTCGGTCAGCGGCTGAGCCTGCGCGTGGCGCTCGCGGGCGTGGCCGGGATGGCGGGCGTGGCGCTGCTGGTCCTGCGCGCCGAAGCCCGCCTCGACCTGCTCGGCGTGCTGGCCGCGCTGGGCGGTGCGGGCGTGATGGCGTGCGGGGTCGTGCTGAGCAAACGCTGGGTCGCGCCGGCACCGCCGCTGGTCACCACCGGGTGGCAGCTCATCGCCGGCGGACTGATGCTGCTGCCGGTCACGCTGGTCGTCGAAGGGCTCCCGGCCACGCTGACCTGGACCAACGTCGGCGGGTACGCGTACCTGACGATCATCGGCGCGGCGGTCGCGTACAGCCTGTGGTTCCGGGGCGTGGCCGTGCTGCCCGTCACCACGGTGTCGTTCCTGGGCCAGCTCAGCCCGGTGGTCGCGGTGGTCACCGGGTGGGCGCTGCTCGACCAGCGGCTCACCGGGTGGCAGCTGCTCGGCGCGGCGGTCGTGATCACGGTCATCCTCCTCATGCAGAGTCGACCGGCAACACGGCCCGCGTTGGTGGACACGAAACGGGTATGA
- a CDS encoding GDP-mannose 4,6-dehydratase — MTKRALVTGITGQDGSRLAGLSISRGHRAHGVVRRASTVDTSRIDHRNKRTPLRPSSPCTSAGTQRIARDHRRGYAVDGTPSDHGSPGSTIADCEVAAEVDRASVGLVVGHALGRGTVAPRRSSRQVTATALGEW, encoded by the coding sequence ATGACGAAGCGAGCCTTGGTCACCGGCATCACCGGTCAGGACGGGAGCCGCCTGGCCGGACTGTCGATCTCCCGGGGACACCGGGCGCACGGCGTCGTCCGCCGCGCGAGCACAGTCGACACCAGCCGCATCGACCACAGGAACAAACGAACACCGCTCCGGCCCTCCTCGCCTTGCACCTCGGCCGGGACACAACGGATCGCACGCGACCACCGCCGCGGGTATGCGGTCGACGGCACCCCGTCCGACCACGGGAGCCCGGGTTCGACGATCGCCGACTGCGAGGTGGCGGCAGAGGTCGACCGCGCGTCGGTCGGACTCGTCGTGGGCCACGCGCTCGGCCGGGGCACGGTCGCGCCGCGTCGGTCGAGCCGCCAGGTGACCGCGACGGCGTTGGGCGAGTGGTGA
- a CDS encoding glycosyltransferase, with the protein MVKAVHFVASVGDSYGGVATAVAGLGAVERHLGHVPSLVTLDRPEQGTDTLRRAVRAFDVHLLVPHRFTGRFHHGRDLTATARALVAEHDVVVVHGVFDAVAQAGWLAARAAGKPYLVWPHGSLDAYDLRRHRLAKFALAPLWRAMLNGARAVVCTTRREAERVRRFGATTATTVVPLTTGGPPVIPRQAARDEYRTVLYLGRIDHKKGLPLLLEAFDRAAAPGDELVIAGSGDEELESALRRRAALILGDRTVYFPGWVDGVTRRALFTRADVFALLSDNENFGLSVAEAVESGVPALLSDQVYLGDELVEHEAAVVCERTVESAATSLRRLLDDADLRRRVGHNGQVYARDRFAVPAVADAYLSLLGGIRC; encoded by the coding sequence GTGGTGAAGGCCGTCCACTTCGTCGCCAGCGTCGGCGACTCGTACGGCGGCGTGGCGACCGCGGTCGCCGGTCTGGGTGCCGTGGAACGGCACCTCGGGCACGTGCCCAGCCTGGTCACGCTCGACCGGCCGGAGCAGGGCACGGACACGTTGCGGCGGGCGGTGCGCGCGTTCGACGTGCACCTGCTGGTGCCGCACCGGTTCACCGGGCGGTTCCACCACGGCCGCGACCTGACGGCCACCGCCCGTGCCCTGGTGGCCGAGCACGACGTCGTCGTGGTGCACGGCGTGTTCGACGCGGTCGCGCAGGCCGGGTGGCTCGCGGCACGCGCGGCGGGCAAGCCCTACCTGGTGTGGCCGCACGGCAGCCTCGACGCGTACGACCTGCGCCGTCACCGCCTGGCGAAGTTCGCGCTGGCACCGCTGTGGCGGGCCATGCTCAACGGTGCGCGGGCCGTGGTGTGCACGACCCGCCGCGAGGCCGAACGGGTGCGCCGGTTCGGCGCCACGACCGCGACCACCGTCGTGCCGTTGACCACCGGCGGTCCGCCGGTGATCCCCCGGCAGGCCGCCCGCGACGAGTACCGCACCGTGCTCTACCTGGGTCGCATCGACCACAAGAAGGGGTTGCCGCTGCTGCTGGAGGCGTTCGACCGGGCCGCGGCGCCCGGCGACGAACTCGTGATCGCGGGCAGCGGCGACGAGGAACTGGAGTCGGCGTTGCGGCGGCGGGCGGCGCTGATCCTCGGCGACCGCACCGTGTACTTCCCGGGCTGGGTCGACGGCGTGACCCGACGGGCGCTGTTCACGCGGGCCGACGTGTTCGCGTTGCTCAGCGACAACGAGAACTTCGGGCTGTCGGTCGCGGAAGCGGTCGAGTCGGGCGTGCCCGCGCTGCTCAGCGACCAGGTCTACCTGGGCGACGAACTGGTGGAGCACGAGGCGGCCGTGGTGTGCGAGCGCACGGTCGAGTCGGCGGCGACGAGCCTGCGCCGCCTGCTCGACGACGCCGACCTGCGCCGCCGCGTGGGCCACAACGGCCAGGTGTACGCCCGGGACCGGTTCGCCGTGCCGGCGGTGGCCGACGCGTACCTGTCGCTGCTGGGCGGCATCCGGTGCTGA
- a CDS encoding FkbM family methyltransferase gives MSVDLARHVPPALRSGIRRVASRAGLAISRHPFPRRVVRLANLVGVTTILDIGANSGQYAALMRESGFPGGLVSVEPLSGPFGDLRRRSRDDRSWSALRVAVGDREGEVEINIAGNAGASSSVLDMLPVHEQAAPDSRYQGKEVVRMTTLDALSADLRLPLRHTLVKIDVPGYEAQVLAGAAESLSSITAVQVELTLVELYAGQRLMDDVVETLTDRGFTLWALEPGFSDPRTGRLLQCDGLFVREESIP, from the coding sequence TTGAGCGTCGACCTCGCCAGGCACGTACCGCCCGCGCTGCGCTCGGGCATCAGGAGGGTCGCGAGCCGGGCGGGGTTGGCGATATCGCGCCACCCGTTCCCGCGTCGGGTCGTCCGGTTGGCGAACCTGGTCGGCGTCACCACGATCCTCGACATCGGCGCGAATTCCGGCCAATACGCCGCGCTGATGCGCGAATCCGGGTTCCCCGGCGGGCTGGTCTCGGTGGAACCGCTGAGCGGTCCGTTCGGCGACCTGCGCCGACGGTCGCGCGACGACCGGTCGTGGTCGGCGCTGCGGGTCGCGGTCGGCGACCGCGAGGGCGAGGTCGAGATCAACATCGCGGGCAACGCGGGCGCGTCGTCGTCCGTGCTCGACATGCTGCCCGTGCACGAGCAGGCCGCGCCCGATTCCCGTTACCAGGGCAAAGAAGTCGTCCGCATGACCACCCTGGACGCGTTGTCCGCCGATCTGCGGCTGCCGCTGCGGCACACCCTCGTGAAGATCGACGTGCCGGGGTACGAGGCGCAGGTGCTCGCCGGCGCGGCGGAGAGCCTGTCGTCGATCACCGCCGTGCAGGTCGAGCTGACCCTGGTCGAGCTGTACGCCGGGCAGCGGCTGATGGACGACGTCGTGGAAACCTTGACCGACCGGGGTTTCACGCTGTGGGCGCTGGAACCCGGGTTCAGCGATCCGCGCACCGGGCGCCTGCTCCAGTGCGACGGACTGTTCGTACGGGAGGAGTCGATCCCATGA
- a CDS encoding FkbM family methyltransferase, translating into MTVPRSAIPRPRLEVERGAGYHRVRVVGLVAAAHAALTGGVLNRAVLRLLDRALPRRGVPAVRVSVSPGVNLRLHGGGALARMAVVGAGYEHAEGEVLTGATQPGGVFVDVGANVGWFSLLVGAHRPAGEVWAFEPIDDTARHLERAVVASDLRNVLVYRIALGEHDSDAEFLVTPDSAFSHRAADGGTSCPVRTLDGIWRAAGGPRVDCVKIAVEGDEPAVLRGAREMIACWRPLLLVDTPTSERRAAVLAEVAGLGYREQECSGLLPYNTVLTVS; encoded by the coding sequence ATGACCGTGCCGCGCAGTGCGATCCCCCGGCCCCGGCTCGAAGTCGAGCGCGGCGCCGGCTACCACCGGGTCCGTGTGGTCGGCCTGGTGGCCGCCGCGCACGCGGCCCTGACCGGCGGCGTCCTCAACCGCGCGGTGCTGCGGCTGCTCGACCGGGCGTTGCCCCGACGTGGCGTGCCGGCCGTGCGCGTGTCCGTGTCGCCCGGCGTGAACCTGCGCCTGCACGGCGGCGGCGCGTTGGCACGCATGGCCGTGGTGGGCGCGGGCTACGAGCACGCCGAGGGCGAGGTGCTCACCGGCGCGACCCAGCCCGGCGGGGTGTTCGTCGACGTGGGCGCGAACGTCGGCTGGTTCTCGCTGCTCGTCGGCGCGCACCGGCCGGCGGGCGAGGTGTGGGCGTTCGAGCCGATCGACGACACGGCCCGGCACCTGGAACGCGCGGTCGTGGCGTCGGACCTGCGCAACGTGCTGGTGTACCGGATCGCGTTGGGCGAGCACGACTCCGACGCGGAGTTCCTGGTGACGCCCGACTCGGCGTTCTCGCACCGGGCGGCCGACGGCGGCACGTCGTGCCCGGTGCGCACGCTGGACGGGATCTGGCGGGCGGCGGGCGGGCCGCGGGTGGACTGCGTGAAGATCGCCGTCGAGGGCGACGAACCGGCCGTGCTGCGCGGCGCCCGCGAGATGATCGCGTGCTGGCGACCGTTGCTGCTGGTGGACACGCCGACGAGCGAGCGGCGCGCGGCCGTGCTCGCCGAGGTGGCCGGCCTGGGCTACCGGGAGCAGGAGTGCTCGGGGCTGCTGCCGTACAACACGGTGCTCACGGTGTCCTGA